A stretch of Caballeronia sp. SL2Y3 DNA encodes these proteins:
- a CDS encoding autotransporter outer membrane beta-barrel domain-containing protein yields the protein MTNGGSITSSVDNVAAAVRFNVPGTLSNLSSGRLLGNTFGVVFNSGDNNALSNQGDISARASHAVAYQSGAGGVVDNFGTLNGSPSIGTTPNGVYLQTSGHVVVNNHAGGVIRSGTGDGTYGVGVLADAGSITVNNDGLIDGYHEGVGVKGASSASVTNSSTGTIRGHISPGVTLGPGGTLDNRGVISSWSQSAVLMSGANGTVTLGTGSVLNGGNGADVLSLAPGNAIILSGSGTETGSFNANSASNGFATLSAVAGSNWTLNGFVKMSNQSSAAVLVDGTLTLANTLTNDVGTTTVSPGGVLTLGTGGNSGNVTGNLVNNGLLRFNRGDVFRFDATLAGGGTLMQIGNGTTLLSAAGSSQGAVSVNSGALWLAQPGAFSANTYTTQTGALTVISADSTLAVANSFTQQPGSTLIVGLRTAEPVITASSGTLDGALLINGFAPSVPVSATGLLNTVFNVVHTSNQAGLSGDFTSVRFGGSSPVDYLIPVGAKTLDARDYDVRLGLTWRAGAAQGNGTFTLASATDTFNVDVPLIDQAGSFASGWDGRTLTKNGAGLLILSAANAYTGATLVNDGILRTDVANALINSGSVNVGSSATLDLASLPQQINNLSGSGRVLLGSANLTAQNSADSAFDGAIVGSGRLIKSGAGALALGGIDTYSGGTDVLAGTLVAQRSGALGSGPVNNGATLRLDFASAGIVPNVLSGPGALVKSGGGAVALLAAGSQQGSVSVDAGALGFVRSGVFTTTGDFVTAPGATTLVSSQSQLAVGRNFSMNGTLDSIAGAADPVIEANTASIAPNAIFNLAGYSAPASASAHELANGVFTVIRAASPGGLTGTFGATRIGGSVSAPDFLTLTSGYTPQTFVVAVAPTWYAGLSATPQSANGVFTLPDAGDSFDMDIVLADQAANATTGWDGKTLTKAGSGTLQLSKANTYTGATSVTGGKLVAGAPDIIARSSQLSVASGATFDLGGFAQHVNNLTGAGSVALGGAALNVNGAADSTFSGIISGDGSLTKTGAGTLTLAGDNTFAGVTTIGAGTLQLGAGGANGSVAGDIVDDGTLVFDRSGNVTYGGAITGSGDVVQQGSGTVTLTRTHTYGGNTAVNSGALVLAGGAQLANTRQVTIAPGATFGGYGAVGGSIVNNGIFAVADAAPGFASGPAGQFAVGGALVNNGEIRMASPAPASVLTVNGNYASNNGTLALSTVLAGDGSATDRLIVRGDTSGQTRVKVTNAGGAGAATTKGIEIVEVDGQSSGVFKLDGRLVAGPYEYVLQQAGGDWYLRSLSDGPSPAPRPEPGAYLGNRQAAATMFTMTLHDRAGFADPFAAQHEGGGASTAWARTRGAHVDGEAAGGRIGESTDTAIVQAGIDVLNRVRDGHRWQVGVMAGYGSSTTDARARNSGAQARGNTNGLSGGLYATWHGNAYSLAGPYVDTWLQYGHFDNSVKGDALAGESYASHVWSASVEGGWALPLGQTSTGPVLLEPQAQLVYSHYHADDHTESGGTVISTPNSSNWTTRLGMRLFHAPGSTAAPGWLPFVEVNWLHDTRVASAAFNGFTVSQDGPRNRFEAKIGAQGLIGRQWRVWGNLGYQQGAGGFHAYEGLLGARYVW from the coding sequence ATGACAAACGGAGGCTCGATAACCAGCTCGGTCGACAACGTGGCCGCCGCCGTGCGATTCAACGTGCCCGGCACGCTTTCCAATCTTTCATCGGGGCGCCTGCTCGGCAACACCTTCGGCGTCGTGTTCAACTCGGGAGATAACAACGCGCTCTCCAATCAAGGCGACATCAGCGCGCGCGCCAGTCACGCCGTTGCCTATCAGTCGGGAGCGGGCGGCGTCGTCGACAATTTCGGTACGTTGAACGGTAGTCCGTCGATAGGCACGACACCCAACGGCGTCTATCTGCAGACGTCCGGTCATGTGGTGGTGAACAATCACGCTGGCGGCGTCATCAGAAGCGGCACGGGAGACGGGACGTATGGGGTCGGTGTACTGGCCGATGCCGGATCGATCACCGTCAACAATGACGGGCTGATCGACGGATATCACGAAGGCGTCGGTGTGAAAGGAGCCAGTTCGGCGAGCGTGACCAATAGCAGCACCGGCACCATACGCGGCCATATCAGCCCGGGCGTGACGCTCGGGCCCGGCGGCACGCTCGACAACCGTGGCGTTATCTCCAGCTGGTCCCAATCGGCGGTCTTGATGAGCGGCGCAAACGGTACGGTGACGCTTGGAACAGGATCGGTTCTGAACGGCGGCAACGGTGCGGACGTGCTCAGCCTCGCGCCCGGCAACGCGATCATCCTGAGCGGCTCGGGCACCGAGACAGGCAGCTTCAATGCCAATTCGGCGTCCAATGGATTCGCCACCTTGAGCGCGGTTGCAGGCAGCAATTGGACACTCAACGGCTTCGTCAAGATGTCGAATCAATCGTCGGCGGCTGTCCTCGTGGACGGAACGCTGACACTCGCCAACACATTGACCAACGACGTCGGTACCACGACGGTATCTCCCGGCGGCGTGCTCACGCTGGGCACGGGCGGCAATAGCGGCAACGTGACAGGCAACCTCGTCAACAACGGATTGCTGCGCTTCAATCGCGGCGACGTTTTCAGGTTCGACGCCACGCTAGCCGGGGGCGGCACGCTGATGCAGATCGGCAACGGCACGACGTTGCTATCGGCCGCCGGTTCGTCGCAAGGCGCTGTGAGCGTGAACTCCGGGGCGCTCTGGCTGGCCCAGCCGGGCGCGTTTTCCGCGAACACGTATACGACGCAGACGGGCGCGCTAACCGTCATCTCCGCCGATTCGACATTGGCCGTCGCCAACAGCTTCACTCAGCAGCCGGGTTCTACGCTCATCGTGGGACTGCGCACGGCAGAGCCGGTCATCACTGCGTCGAGCGGCACGCTGGACGGTGCGCTGCTGATCAACGGCTTCGCCCCTTCGGTGCCCGTGTCAGCGACTGGTCTTTTGAATACGGTATTCAACGTCGTGCATACATCGAACCAGGCGGGCCTGTCCGGGGACTTCACCAGCGTACGTTTCGGAGGATCCAGTCCTGTCGACTATCTGATACCGGTAGGCGCGAAGACGCTCGACGCTCGGGATTACGACGTCCGCCTCGGCCTGACGTGGCGCGCGGGTGCAGCGCAGGGGAACGGCACATTCACGCTCGCCAGCGCCACGGATACTTTTAACGTCGACGTCCCGCTCATCGATCAAGCGGGATCGTTCGCCAGCGGTTGGGATGGTCGCACGCTGACGAAGAACGGCGCCGGCCTGCTGATTCTCTCGGCTGCGAATGCCTACACCGGCGCAACGCTCGTCAACGATGGCATTTTGCGAACCGACGTGGCGAACGCCCTCATCAACAGCGGGAGCGTCAACGTCGGCAGCAGCGCGACGCTCGACCTCGCCAGCCTGCCGCAGCAGATCAACAACCTGAGCGGCAGCGGCCGCGTCCTGCTCGGCAGCGCGAACCTGACCGCACAGAACTCTGCCGACTCCGCTTTCGACGGGGCAATCGTCGGCAGCGGCCGCCTCATCAAAAGCGGCGCCGGGGCACTGGCGCTCGGTGGCATCGACACCTACAGCGGCGGCACGGATGTGCTGGCGGGCACGCTCGTCGCGCAACGCAGCGGGGCGCTCGGGAGCGGCCCGGTGAATAACGGCGCAACGCTGCGCCTCGATTTCGCGAGCGCGGGCATCGTGCCCAACGTGCTGTCGGGGCCGGGCGCGCTCGTCAAGAGCGGCGGCGGCGCGGTCGCGCTCCTGGCGGCGGGATCGCAGCAAGGCAGCGTATCGGTCGATGCAGGCGCATTGGGCTTCGTGCGCAGCGGCGTCTTCACGACCACCGGCGATTTCGTGACGGCACCCGGCGCGACGACGCTGGTCTCGTCGCAATCGCAACTGGCCGTCGGCCGCAATTTCTCGATGAACGGCACGCTGGACAGCATAGCCGGCGCGGCGGACCCGGTCATCGAAGCGAATACTGCATCCATCGCGCCGAATGCAATATTCAATCTGGCGGGCTATTCGGCGCCCGCGTCGGCAAGTGCGCACGAACTCGCCAACGGCGTGTTCACGGTGATTCGGGCCGCGTCGCCCGGCGGTCTCACCGGAACGTTCGGCGCCACGCGCATCGGGGGATCGGTCAGCGCACCGGATTTCCTGACTTTGACGAGCGGCTACACGCCGCAGACCTTCGTGGTCGCCGTCGCGCCGACGTGGTACGCCGGGCTGAGCGCAACGCCTCAATCAGCCAACGGCGTGTTCACGTTGCCGGACGCGGGCGATTCTTTCGACATGGACATCGTCCTGGCCGATCAGGCCGCCAACGCCACGACGGGCTGGGACGGCAAGACGCTCACCAAGGCCGGCTCCGGCACGCTCCAGTTGTCGAAGGCGAACACCTATACCGGCGCCACTTCGGTGACTGGTGGAAAGCTCGTCGCGGGTGCGCCGGACATCATCGCGCGCAGTTCGCAACTGAGCGTGGCCTCGGGCGCCACCTTCGACCTCGGCGGCTTCGCTCAACACGTGAACAATCTCACCGGCGCGGGCAGTGTCGCGCTCGGCGGCGCGGCGCTGAACGTCAACGGCGCGGCCGATTCCACATTCAGCGGCATCATCAGCGGCGACGGAAGTCTCACGAAAACCGGCGCAGGCACACTGACGCTCGCGGGCGATAACACCTTCGCGGGGGTCACGACCATCGGCGCCGGCACGCTGCAATTGGGCGCCGGGGGCGCAAACGGGAGCGTCGCGGGCGATATCGTCGATGACGGCACGCTCGTATTCGATCGCAGCGGCAACGTCACGTACGGCGGCGCGATCACCGGATCGGGCGATGTCGTTCAGCAAGGCAGCGGCACGGTGACGCTCACCCGCACGCACACCTACGGCGGCAACACGGCGGTCAACAGCGGCGCGCTGGTGCTCGCGGGCGGCGCGCAACTCGCGAATACCCGGCAAGTGACGATCGCGCCCGGAGCGACCTTCGGCGGTTACGGCGCGGTGGGCGGCAGCATCGTCAACAACGGCATTTTCGCCGTCGCCGATGCCGCGCCCGGCTTCGCAAGCGGGCCGGCCGGTCAGTTCGCGGTAGGAGGCGCGCTAGTCAATAACGGCGAGATTCGCATGGCCAGCCCGGCGCCCGCGAGCGTACTGACCGTGAACGGCAACTATGCGAGCAATAACGGAACGCTCGCGCTGTCCACCGTGCTCGCAGGCGATGGATCGGCCACTGACCGGCTGATCGTGCGCGGCGACACGTCCGGTCAGACGCGCGTCAAGGTGACGAACGCGGGCGGCGCGGGCGCGGCGACGACCAAGGGCATCGAGATCGTGGAAGTCGATGGCCAGTCGAGCGGCGTCTTCAAGCTCGACGGCCGCCTCGTCGCAGGCCCCTACGAATACGTATTGCAGCAAGCCGGCGGCGACTGGTATCTGCGTTCGCTGTCGGACGGCCCCTCCCCCGCGCCGCGTCCCGAGCCCGGCGCGTACCTGGGCAATCGACAGGCGGCGGCCACCATGTTCACGATGACGCTGCATGACCGCGCCGGTTTCGCCGATCCCTTTGCCGCGCAGCACGAAGGCGGCGGCGCATCGACCGCGTGGGCGCGCACGCGCGGCGCGCATGTCGACGGCGAAGCGGCGGGCGGAAGAATCGGCGAATCGACCGATACGGCCATCGTCCAGGCCGGCATCGACGTGCTCAACCGCGTACGCGACGGACATCGCTGGCAAGTAGGCGTCATGGCGGGCTACGGCTCGTCGACGACGGATGCAAGAGCGCGCAACAGCGGCGCGCAAGCGCGGGGCAACACGAATGGTCTGAGCGGCGGCCTGTACGCGACATGGCACGGCAACGCGTACTCTCTAGCCGGTCCTTACGTCGATACATGGCTGCAGTACGGCCACTTCGACAACAGCGTGAAGGGCGATGCGCTTGCCGGCGAAAGCTACGCGAGCCACGTGTGGTCGGCATCGGTGGAAGGCGGCTGGGCGCTTCCGCTCGGTCAGACGTCGACGGGTCCGGTGTTGCTCGAACCGCAAGCGCAACTGGTCTACAGTCACTATCACGCGGACGATCACACCGAGTCCGGCGGAACAGTAATAAGCACTCCGAACAGTAGCAACTGGACGACGCGGCTCGGCATGCGGCTCTTTCATGCGCCGGGGTCGACGGCCGCACCGGGATGGCTGCCCTTCGTCGAAGTGAACTGGCTGCACGACACGCGAGTGGCGAGCGCGGCGTTCAACGGCTTCACGGTGTCGCAAGACGGCCCCAGGAACCGCTTCGAAGCCAAGATCGGTGCGCAAGGGTTGATTGGCCGGCAGTGGCGCGTGTGGGGCAACCTCGGATATCAGCAAGGCGCGGGCGGCTTCCACGCATATGAAGGCTTGCTCGGCGCGCGCTACGTCTGGTGA
- a CDS encoding SGNH/GDSL hydrolase family protein, which translates to MKDAFFPHASCRVLAACSAALLMLVAPLASADRPDAEARDGWVATWTASPDRNNNITTPQNFPSATTIRQIEHVSVGGDRVRVRLTNEFGTAPVTVGPVHIALSAGGAKIAPNTDRTLTFGGKTTVTLYAGAPILSDPIDMRLAPLSDVAISLFLPDATPAYTVHQLAVQNAYVSSGDNTAAPDQPSPHKYTNRFFLSAILTDTDRPTPAVVTFGDSITDGYASTVDANRRWPDNLSARLNSGGPRRGYAVLNQGISGNRVVSDGAGVSALARYDRDVLSQSDVKWVVFLEGINDIGWPNTALDPSGRVVSAEEIIDGYRQIIARTHLRGIKIIGGTLTPFRNALQGTANEGYWTPQKEAIRHAVNQWIRTSGAFDAVVDFDAVLRDPAHPNDMQAVYDSGDHLHPNDAGYAAMANAIDLSLLLRGNGDRRGDGGE; encoded by the coding sequence ATGAAAGACGCATTCTTTCCGCACGCCTCATGCCGCGTGCTGGCCGCGTGCAGTGCGGCCTTGCTGATGCTCGTCGCGCCCCTGGCATCGGCAGACCGCCCGGATGCAGAAGCACGAGACGGCTGGGTCGCTACCTGGACCGCCAGTCCCGATCGCAACAACAACATCACGACGCCGCAGAACTTTCCTTCCGCGACGACCATTCGTCAGATCGAGCACGTGAGCGTGGGCGGCGATCGCGTGCGCGTCAGGCTCACGAATGAGTTCGGCACCGCGCCGGTGACGGTCGGACCGGTGCATATCGCGTTGTCTGCCGGCGGCGCGAAGATCGCGCCAAACACGGACCGCACGCTGACGTTCGGCGGCAAGACGACCGTGACGCTGTATGCAGGCGCGCCGATTTTGAGCGATCCCATCGACATGCGGCTCGCGCCCTTGTCGGACGTTGCGATCAGCCTGTTCCTGCCCGACGCCACGCCCGCTTATACGGTGCATCAGCTCGCCGTGCAGAACGCCTATGTGTCGAGCGGCGACAACACCGCGGCGCCCGACCAGCCTTCTCCTCACAAGTATACGAATCGCTTCTTTTTATCTGCAATCCTAACGGATACGGATCGCCCGACGCCTGCCGTCGTCACCTTTGGCGATTCGATCACGGACGGCTATGCGTCGACCGTCGATGCGAACCGGCGCTGGCCCGACAATCTCTCCGCGCGCCTCAACAGCGGGGGACCGCGGCGCGGCTACGCGGTGCTGAACCAGGGCATCAGCGGCAATCGCGTGGTGAGCGACGGCGCGGGCGTGAGCGCGCTCGCGCGGTACGACCGGGACGTGCTGAGTCAGTCGGACGTCAAGTGGGTCGTGTTCCTCGAAGGCATCAACGACATCGGCTGGCCGAACACCGCGCTCGATCCTTCCGGACGCGTGGTGTCTGCGGAAGAGATCATCGACGGCTACCGGCAGATCATCGCGCGCACGCATCTGCGCGGCATCAAGATCATCGGCGGCACGCTGACGCCCTTCCGCAACGCGCTGCAAGGCACCGCCAACGAGGGCTACTGGACGCCGCAAAAAGAAGCCATCCGTCATGCGGTGAATCAATGGATTCGCACGAGCGGCGCGTTCGACGCAGTGGTCGATTTCGATGCGGTGCTGCGCGATCCGGCGCATCCCAACGACATGCAGGCGGTGTACGACAGCGGCGACCATCTGCATCCGAACGACGCCGGATATGCGGCGATGGCCAACGCAATCGACCTGTCCTTGCTGCTGCGGGGCAACGGCGACCGGCGCGGTGATGGGGGCGAGTGA
- a CDS encoding response regulator, producing MTSIFDMCQQTPNVPYRARPGGLGIGLLLVRQLAQLHGGKAEAFSDGEGRGTRFAVSLPADTSFVRRQPGDMPADLSVFRNLRILLVEDPEESLTAMADLLSLYEPHVVSSANGDDALQKASQTQFDLVVTDVGLPDMDGYQLVSALRKLPLCAAIPIAAHGPSGRGGRSARARAGCDACLAKPFTLQALADVVHRLRPGR from the coding sequence ATGACGTCCATCTTCGACATGTGCCAGCAGACGCCCAACGTGCCCTACCGCGCGCGGCCGGGCGGACTGGGCATCGGCCTGTTGCTCGTGCGGCAACTGGCGCAACTGCACGGCGGCAAAGCCGAGGCCTTCTCGGATGGCGAGGGACGCGGAACGCGCTTCGCGGTGTCGCTTCCCGCGGATACGTCATTCGTGCGCCGGCAGCCCGGCGACATGCCCGCCGATCTCTCCGTGTTCAGGAACCTGCGCATTCTGCTGGTCGAAGATCCCGAAGAGTCCCTGACCGCGATGGCCGACCTTCTGTCGCTGTACGAACCGCACGTGGTTTCATCGGCGAACGGGGACGATGCGCTGCAGAAGGCGTCGCAAACGCAGTTCGATCTCGTGGTTACCGATGTCGGCTTGCCGGACATGGACGGTTATCAGCTCGTCAGTGCGCTGAGAAAACTGCCCTTGTGCGCGGCGATTCCCATTGCGGCGCACGGGCCGTCCGGTCGCGGAGGAAGAAGCGCTCGCGCAAGAGCCGGATGCGACGCGTGTCTTGCAAAGCCGTTCACTTTGCAGGCCTTGGCGGATGTCGTCCACCGTCTCCGCCCTGGTCGATGA